One segment of Physeter macrocephalus isolate SW-GA chromosome 3, ASM283717v5, whole genome shotgun sequence DNA contains the following:
- the LOC102979418 gene encoding SCAN domain-containing protein 1-like, which translates to METEGYPEIQRNREIQNDEIRSSPNEGMAEEPEVVLIALPQVQVPPESLDEDSEEELETVPRGSPLNPAASRQRFRQFRYEDAAGPRDVLRHLQELAGQWLRPDIHTEEQIVEILVQEQFQAVLPEELRARAQRCQPGVRITG; encoded by the coding sequence ATGGAGACTGAAGGGTACCCAGAGatacaaagaaatagagaaatccaGAATGATGAAATAAGGTCATCACCAAATGAGGGGATGGCTGAGGAGCCAGAAGTTGTCCTGATAGCACTTCCCCAGGTCCAGGTTCCACCAGAGAGCCTCGATGAAGACTCTGAAGAAGAGCTTGAGACTGTGCCACGAGGGAGTCCTCTCAACCCGGCAGCCTCCAGGCAGAGGTTCCGGCAGTTCCGCTATGAGGATGCAGCTGGCCCCAGGGATGTCCTCAGACATCTCCAGGAGCTTGCTGGACAGTGGCTGAGACCTGATATTCACACAGAGGAGCAGATTGTGGAAATACTGGTGCAGGAGCAATTCCAGGCCGTCCTCCCTGAGGAGCTCAGAGCTCGGGCACAGAGATGTCAGCCTGGGGTCAGAATCACTGGCTAA